The following DNA comes from Fervidibacillus albus.
GAAATTCACCGACTTGAGGTAATAGTTCATTTCGTAAATATGCTTCATCATTTGTGCCGAGGCCGACACCGATCGTTTTGCCTACAAAATCTTCAACGGATTGAATGTCTTCATTATCTTCTCGAACGATGACTTTTACCCTATTCGTAATATACGGTTCAGTAAAATCAATTTGTTCCTTCCGTTCGTCCGTAATGGTTACTTGGCTAACGAGGATATCGAATTTTCCCGTCTCCAGTCCCGGGATCAAACCGGAAAAGTCTTGCGCAACAAAATTAGCCTCAACACCTAAACGATTGGCCAACTCCTTTGCGATATCTACGTCGAAGCCGTCATACTCTTTGTCTTCATTCAAAAAATTGTACGGTGCATACGTCCCCATTATACCGACCGTAATTTCACCTTTATCTTGAATTTGCTGTAGTGCAGTTTTTCCTTCATCTTCGCTCGCATTTTGCCCGCATGCAGAAAGAATGAAACTTGCAATCAGCAACATTGGGATAAACCTTGTTAATTTTTTCATTATACTTCCTTCTTTCTTTTTAAATATATTTTCATTTTTTACAAGGATGAACGTTTCCCGCTTGCGTTTATGTTTGCACTTCGATCCTCCTTGCTCAGTAATAACAATACAAATCCTATAAGATTACTAGAAATTAGTCAATGTTTTTGCTTCTATTTTTCATGAGGAAGATCGGAAAAGCAATCCATGTTTTCACCGATGGTTAAAAATACATTCGTTTCAAAAAGGGTCAGCAAAACGTACATTATTTGATTTTCGATATTCAGTCGGGGTCATATCCATCTGTTTTTTAAAATTTTTCGAAAACACAAGAGGGTCATGATAGCCGCACGATTGGGCGATTTGTTCAATTGTTAAATCGGTAATGCGAAGTAGTTCTGCAGCTCGGGAAAGTCGAAAAACGGTTAAATATTGTTGGATGGAAATCCCTGTCTCCTTCTTGAAAATAGTCGATAAATAGCTGCGATGCAATGAAACAAAAGCGGCAATATCGGTTAATTTAATTTGCTCATTGTAATGATTTTGAATAAAAGTAATCGCCTTCCGAACATATTCATTTTCATTAGCGGATTTTTGATTTTTTGGCAATTTCGGTCGATCGGCAAGGATGGAAAAAAATTGATACAAAAGGCTTTGCAATGCATATTCATCATGCATATGAAAGGAATGATGTTCTAGCATTTCCATGACAGTCCCCTCCAACAAATTTCCCTTTGTCGATTGAAAGATTAGCTTATCACCACCTAAACCGATATTTTCCAGATGGTTTTTCGCATATTCTCCACTAAAACCGACCCAAATATACGTCCACGGTTGAAACAATTAAGTCGAAAAGCGAAATATTCATTTGGAATCGGTGCAATCGGTAAGGATGCTATCGTCAACTTAGTCGTCATCTATTTGATGTTTTATATTACCGATATTTTAGGGTTATCTCCCGCTTTTGCTGATACGTTATTTTTTGTCGCACGGATTTGGGATGCGGTCAATGACCCGATCATTCGGTGCGTTCGGATATGAACTTGATGTGACAAAAATGACAGAAGAAGAAAAAGAAATTGTCAAAGAACAAGTGAATTTTTATAAACATTATCGTGAACTCATTCAAAAGGGCACCTTTTATCGACTAATTAGCCCCTTCGAAAGAAGCGAAAATGAAACGGCTTGGATGGTTATCTCAAAGGATCGAATGTCAGCGATTGTCGGTTATTATCAAGTTTTAGCCAAACCGTTGCCGAAATTGAAAAAGTTGCCTCTTGCTGGACTCGATCCGAACGTTCTATACAATGTAGAAAGTACTTCAACGACCCATTACGGAGATGAATTGATGCACTTCGGACTCATGTTGGAGGAGGATCAATCTCAAAAGGGTGACTTCACCTCACAGATATTCGTTTTACAAGCGATTGACCCAATACACGAATAATGTAGTGCATCCACTACGGGCATCCGATAATGTTCCACTTTCATGCAAAGGTTCGAACACTCCCCTACTGAAAATGAAGTAGGGGCTTTTTTTCATCCAAATGTTCATTTGATTCGAAACATTTTATGTGACGAAATAATGGCACACATTTCATCTACAACAGGTTTAAAAAAATCGATATTGCTTTTCATAGAAAAAACATTTAATATGAAGGTATTACGTTCGCTCTAATCCGGCGAATGTTACGAAATGAACGCATGCAATAGCGTTTTACGGAATCACTTGCATAGTATTTTCGAAATCCGTAAGCATGATTTATTTTTTTCGTTTTTAATGTAAGCGTTTTAAGTTTTAAACAAAACCTTTCGTAGGAAATCATCCTTTTCCATTAAAAGAAAATGGTGGTTTTCT
Coding sequences within:
- a CDS encoding helix-turn-helix transcriptional regulator, with translation MEMLEHHSFHMHDEYALQSLLYQFFSILADRPKLPKNQKSANENEYVRKAITFIQNHYNEQIKLTDIAAFVSLHRSYLSTIFKKETGISIQQYLTVFRLSRAAELLRITDLTIEQIAQSCGYHDPLVFSKNFKKQMDMTPTEYRKSNNVRFADPF
- a CDS encoding substrate-binding periplasmic protein — protein: MKKLTRFIPMLLIASFILSACGQNASEDEGKTALQQIQDKGEITVGIMGTYAPYNFLNEDKEYDGFDVDIAKELANRLGVEANFVAQDFSGLIPGLETGKFDILVSQVTITDERKEQIDFTEPYITNRVKVIVREDNEDIQSVEDFVGKTIGVGLGTNDEAYLRNELLPQVGEFQINTYDDVITTLKDLDAGRIDATINNVYALKPVIEENGYDVKAVGDPIKEDQAGVAVKKGNTELVEALNDALEEMKEDGTYKEIYMKWFDEEPTE
- a CDS encoding GH36 C-terminal domain-containing protein, yielding MTEEEKEIVKEQVNFYKHYRELIQKGTFYRLISPFERSENETAWMVISKDRMSAIVGYYQVLAKPLPKLKKLPLAGLDPNVLYNVESTSTTHYGDELMHFGLMLEEDQSQKGDFTSQIFVLQAIDPIHE